The DNA region GATTACAATAATATGGTAAATTAAcctattaatttactaaagtaaatatttaccaaCTTACCAATAAATAGTGTATGCTTCAGCTTGTGCAGGGTCTTTAACATTAGGCTCATTCAACAAATCTTGAATACCAAGTAAAATTTGCTTGATAGTGATCGCTGGCCTCCAGTCTTTCTCCTCATCTAACAGTGACAAGCACACAGTGCCCGATGGATACACATTGGGATGAAACAGTGGTGGTTCAAATTTGCATTTCGGTGGGCTGCTTGGATAGTCTTCCTTAAAGATCATGCGAAGTTTGTAATGGCCACCTTCCCAAGCTGTGCCTTTCTTGCCGGGAATTGAACATTCCCAGTTCATTAGATTCAAGGAACCGTCGGCGTTTTTCACAGGACGAGCGACAAAGCCCTAAACAAAACCATCACATGCATACATCAGATATTGTACCTGTGTTTTAATGTGGATACTTACAAATGGATGTTCCTTCCTCCACGCTTTCCGTTCTTGCGCTAATCTGGCTGATGCGATTCCTGACATTCTGAAATCACACACTGCTCTTGTTAGATACGAGTTGACTCGTTGTTAAGTTAAACTTATTGccaataatgattaaaatccTTAACGAAAAAGTACCTTGTTTATGTTACTGGAATGTTTGGCCGAATTTCTTGGCGGTTTAAACGGCAATTCAAGCGTGGAAATCCctctaaatatataattttgacagACAGCCCCCTGGGCACCGTTGTCAAATCTTTATCATTCTGTGTGCGAAAACTAGCAAATTTTAACTGACATTATTAAAAGTCAATATGTGtactatttgtaataaaatattatcctGGTTTCCAATTaggtcattaaattttaattatttgtccattatgacacaattaaaataaacaatgccttaaaattatattacttatatatatttttatattaaattttttatgctttGGAAATATAACACAAGATTAGtacatttaaaagatttagtattgtttaaatactaactaaatagtattattttttttaaatttggcaaCATCGTATCTGTGACGTCATATTAATctgggaaatttaaatttattgattcgaaagataaatttgattaaaattatttaaaatggaagaGACATTAAGAAACAATctttttcacaaataatttttgatatataacatattaagCTTTAGTACAATTATGAGATAACtagataaattgtaaaaaaatatatatatttttcctgtTCGTTATAAActgttttatcaaaaaattatatttgtgtgtaattcataattatacaTGTATGCAACATAtggtgaatattttttatatatacattttttggaaTTTGAATGAATTGATAGTACATTGGGTTGCCTAGTATGAAAATGATCATAGAAACTATGAATATAGTTTATAGCTTTCTTGAagcaatagtaaaatttataatattaactaattggTAATCTGGGGTATTAATACTACCAATTCTATacacacattaattttaaagatttgtgAATTGATTatgtataatacaataatctctgttatttaatatattattaagacttattttgagaattattctaaataatataatatacacaaagtatattaaaaaaattgaaaaaataatatggaaactgcttaaaaataataatataatttaaagtaaactacgtcacaattaaatttgttattattatagacacaattacttaaaaatatttcatataatacaTTGTACGTATCTGACgtgttatattcattttaacattattaattttgcttaaattaaaattaataaatcataataaataaaataatttatgtaacgtCTAGTAACTACCAACTactattaatacaataataacttgttttaagtccataaaaaattgtgcacaacaatgaaaatttaaaattcaatttttaagtttaaacgtatattttaaaatttagaagaagatttgatagaaaattaaaattgatgtgaaaaattagataaacgTCCGAGTCGGCCagttaaaatgatatttgatTTGTATTGCAATTTTCCCCGATAATCGTGTCACGCAGGGTGAAACTAGAATcacttaataattgaaatgaagttCGTGTGGTTTTCCAGGTAAAATTACTattggattttaataatttattcagcgCGTCCTCCATTAATCGTGGCACGTCGCGACGGCTTAGTATATCGGggcgtatttaaatttggcgCGTAACGGTCCGCGCCCGGGCGAAATCGGCCGAGGTGTCGAAAACGAATCGCTGGTGACTGCGGCAAGTATCCTGTaacctttttattttctcctcgaactgtataaataaaattcccaATGATTTGCTcatgataataatgaatttagtgaGATTTAAAAGTGTCGTGGCGTTCGATTGTTTCGTTTGTTTGTGAATGTTAACTAATAAACGTTCAAACTGGCGACCGACAGTGATAGCAAGTCAAACATGGCTTCTTCCGCGAGAATTATTCAAAGTAATTCCGCGTGGTTTCAGAAGAAGATAAATCTGAGACCGCAACACAGGGGTGTTCACTTAGTTACGGAGGAGATCCTCAGACAGATCCCAGAATTGTCACAGTTCGCGATGGGATTATGTCATGTACAAAGTATGTGTGCCATTACTGCAgagatttgtttttaatacatttcctCCATTCGCTGAACGTCAATTTTCATTCTAACTTGCCTGTTTTA from Aethina tumida isolate Nest 87 chromosome 1, icAetTumi1.1, whole genome shotgun sequence includes:
- the LOC109609267 gene encoding SUMO-conjugating enzyme UBC9-B gives rise to the protein MSGIASARLAQERKAWRKEHPFGFVARPVKNADGSLNLMNWECSIPGKKGTAWEGGHYKLRMIFKEDYPSSPPKCKFEPPLFHPNVYPSGTVCLSLLDEEKDWRPAITIKQILLGIQDLLNEPNVKDPAQAEAYTIYCQNRLEYEKRVRAQARAMSQPDV